Proteins found in one Sorghum bicolor cultivar BTx623 chromosome 1, Sorghum_bicolor_NCBIv3, whole genome shotgun sequence genomic segment:
- the LOC8081460 gene encoding LOW QUALITY PROTEIN: ABC transporter G family member 5 (The sequence of the model RefSeq protein was modified relative to this genomic sequence to represent the inferred CDS: inserted 1 base in 1 codon): MVTSRVILRIQDNADRELTRLSISLFLARRGRQRGGVPAGGEGEXEEHVRVDQCGAMSRFVDKLPFFDRRSSPMEEAGDIPRNGLLHMHHHHQPHHSGLLMQPQPSPPAKQSSFTLAQLLKRVNEARSDASSPTSSPTHSHYTIELGGSVPGSTGSDLSERMRGGDRDRGSDGTLLPFVLKFTDLTYSVKQRKKGPCLPALPFGRGGREPTEPEVPRMKTLLDNISGEAREGEIMAVLGASGSGKSTLIDALANRIVKESLHGSVTLNGESLDSNLLKVISAYVMQDDLLYPMLTVEETLMFAAEFRLPRSLPTKEKKKRVQALIDQLGLRNAANTIIGDEGHRGVSGGERRRVSIGVDIIHDPIVLFLDEPTSGLDSTSAFMVVKVLQRIAQSGSVVVMSIHQPSYRILGLLDRLLFLSRGQTVYYGSPRALPSFFNDFGKPIPGNENPTEFALDLIRELETMPQGARDLVEHNKKWQTRMAPKAKHHDGHGEKPSLSLKEAISASISRGKLVSGATDGSVSVHSPGMLAAPAAPVSKFANPFWVEMGVLTRRAFLSTKRTPEIFIIRLAAVMVTGFILATIFWRLDDSPKGVEERLGFFAIAMSTMFYTCSDSLPVFLNERYIFLRETAYNAYRRSSYVLSHTIVGFPSLIVLSFAFALTTFFAVGLAGGADGFFFFVAIVLASFWAGSGFATFLSGVVTNVMLGFPVVVSTLAYFLLFSGFFINRDRIPKYWLWFHYLSLVKYPYEAVMQNEFSDPTRCFVRGVQMFDNTPLAALPGVLKVRVLRAMSQSLGVDIGTNTCITTGPDFLRQQAVTDLTKWDCLWITVAWGFLFRILFYISLLLGSRNKRR, from the exons ATGGTTACTAGCCGTGTGATCCTCAGAATCCAGGACAACGCCGATCGAGAACTAACACGTCTGTCTATCTCTCTCTTTCTCGCTCGCCGCGGCAGGCAGCGAGGTGGGGTGCCGGCCGGCGGTGAGGGGG GGGAGGAGCACGTACGTGTTGATCAGTGCGGCGCCATGTCGCGGTTCGTCGACAAGCTGCCGTTCTTTGACCGGAGGTCGTCGCCGATGGAGGAGGCCGGGGACATCCCGCGGAACGGCCTCCTGCAcatgcaccaccaccaccagccgcACCACAGCGGCCTGCTCATGCAGCCGCAGCCGTCGCCGCCGGCGAAGCAGTCGTCGTTCACGCTCGCGCAGCTGCTGAAGCGCGTCAACGAGGCGCGCAGCGACGCCTCGTCGCCCACGTCCTCGCCTACGCACTCGCACTACACCATCGAGCTGGGCGGCTCCGTGCCGGGCTCCACCGGCAGCGACCTGAGCGAGCGCATGCGCGGCGGCGACCGCGACCGCGGCAGCGACGGGACGCTCCTGCCGTTCGTGCTCAAGTTCACGGACCTCACGTACAGCGTCAAGCAGCGGAAGAAGGGACCGTGTCTGCCGGCGCTGCCGTTCGGCCGCGGGGGCAGGGAGCCGACCGAGCCTGAGGTGCCCCGGATGAAGACGCTGCTGGATAACATCTCCGGCGAGGCCCGGGAGGGCGAGATCATGGCGGTGCTCGGCGCCAGCGGCTCCGGCAAGAGCACGCTCATCGACGCGCTCGCCAACCGCATCGTCAAGGAGAGCCTCCACGGCTCCGTGACGCTCAACGGGGAGTCGCTGGACAGCAACCTGCTCAAGGTGATCTCCGCGTACGTCATGCAGGACGACCTCCTGTACCCGATGCTCACCGTGGAGGAGACGCTCATGTTCGCCGCCGAGTTCCGCCTGCCACGCTCTCTGCCaaccaaggagaagaagaagcgcGTGCAGGCGCTCATCGACCAGCTCGGCCTGCGCAACGCGGCCAACACCATCATCGGCGACGAGGGCCACCGCGGCGTGTCCGGCGGGgagcgccgccgcgtgtccatcGGCGTGGACATCATCCACGACCCCATCGTCCTGTTCCTCGACGAGCCCACCTCCGGGCTCGACTCCACCAGCGCGTTCATGGTGGTCAAGGTGCTGCAGCGCATCGCGCAGAGCGGCAGCGTGGTGGTCATGTCCATCCACCAGCCGAGCTACCGCATcctcggcctcctcgaccgcctCCTGTTCCTCTCCCGCGGCCAGACGGTGTACTACGGCTCGCCACGCGCGCTGCCGTCCTTCTTCAACGACTTCGGCAAGCCCATCCCTGGCAACGAGAACCCTACGGAGTTCGCGCTCGACCTCATCAGGGAGCTGGAGACCATGCCGCAAGGGGCCAGGGATCTCGTCGAGCACAACAAGAAATGGCAGACGCGCATGGCTCCCAAGGCGAAGCACCACGACGGGCACGGCGAGAAGCCGTCGCTGTCCCTGAAGGAGGCCATCAGCGCCAGCATCTCTCGCGGGAAGCTCGTGTCCGGCGCGACCGACGGATCCGTGTCGGTGCATTCGCCAGGGATgttggcggcgccggcggccccGGTGTCCAAGTTCGCGAACCCGTTCTGGGTGGAGATGGGCGTCCTCACCCGCCGCGCGTTCCTCAGCACGAAGCGCACGCCGGAGATCTTCATCATCCGCCTAGCGGCCGTGATGGTGACGGGGTTCATCCTGGCGACCATCTTCTGGCGGCTGGACGACTCCCCCAAGGGAGTGGAGGAGCGCCTGGGCTTCTTCGCCATCGCCATGTCCACCATGTTCTACACCTGCTCCGACTCGCTCCCCGTGTTCCTCAACGAGCGCTACATCTTCCTCCGGGAGACGGCCTACAACGCGTACCGGCGGTCCTCGTACGTGCTCTCCCACACCATCGTCGGCTTCCCGTCGCTGATCGTGCTCTCCTTCGCGTTCGCGCTCACCACGTTCTTCGCCGTGGGCCTGGCGGGAGGCGCCgacggcttcttcttcttcgtggCCATCGTGCTGGCCTCCTTCTGGGCCGGCTCCGGGTTCGCGACGTTCCTCTCCGGCGTGGTGACGAACGTGATGCTGGGGTTCCCCGTGGTGGTGTCGACGCTGGCCTACTTCCTCCTCTTCAGCGGCTTCTTCATCAACCGGGACCGCATCCCCAAGTACTGGCTCTGGTTCCACTACCTGTCGCTGGTCAAGTACCCGTACGAGGCGGTGATGCAGAACGAGTTCAGCGACCCGACGCGGTGCTTCGTGCGGGGCGTGCAGATGTTCGACAACACGCCGCTGGCGGCGCTGCCGGGGGTGCTCAAGGTGCGGGTGCTGCGCGCCATGAGCCAGTCGCTGGGCGTCGACATCGGCACCAACACGTGCATCACGACGGGGCCAGACTTCCTGCGGCAGCAGGCCGTGACGGACCTC